In Zhaonella formicivorans, one DNA window encodes the following:
- a CDS encoding Sec-independent protein translocase subunit TatA/TatB, protein MFGFLPSIGPWELILILAIALIIFGPGKLPEVGKAIGKGLREFKNAASQVTDQLNTEVTEEPKKEEKQS, encoded by the coding sequence GTGTTTGGTTTTTTGCCTAGCATAGGGCCATGGGAGTTAATACTCATTTTGGCTATTGCTTTAATAATCTTCGGTCCAGGCAAACTGCCTGAAGTTGGAAAGGCTATTGGTAAAGGGCTAAGAGAATTCAAAAACGCCGCTTCCCAGGTTACTGATCAGCTTAACACTGAAGTTACGGAGGAGCCGAAAAAAGAGGAGAAACAAAGTTAA
- a CDS encoding YerC/YecD family TrpR-related protein, with translation MAYHSRLKDKFIDELFEAILLLEDEEECYRFFEDICTVAELKSLAQRLAVAKMLQEDYTYTTIAEETGASTATISRVKRCLNYGADGYKLVLKRLKSKKSN, from the coding sequence ATGGCCTATCACAGCAGACTCAAGGATAAATTTATTGACGAACTGTTTGAGGCAATTCTGCTTTTAGAAGATGAAGAGGAATGCTACCGTTTTTTTGAGGATATTTGTACAGTTGCTGAGTTAAAATCCCTGGCACAGCGGTTGGCGGTAGCGAAGATGCTCCAAGAGGACTATACGTATACTACCATCGCTGAGGAAACGGGCGCCAGCACGGCAACTATCAGCAGGGTGAAAAGGTGCCTGAATTACGGCGCAGACGGTTACAAACTGGTGCTAAAAAGACTGAAAAGCAAAAAAAGTAATTGA
- the hisZ gene encoding ATP phosphoribosyltransferase regulatory subunit, which produces MSKLSPLLQIPTGVKDVLPGEAWNKRSLEAALVNLFQQWGYLEVATPTFEFYEVVREEDSPEDQLFKFIDREGRILALRPDMTTPIARLVTTHLRNGSLPLRLFYTGSVFRYESIQTGRQREFSQAGVELIGARGVGADSEVIALAIEALLACCLEQFRIGIGQVAVTKGLIEQTGQDPAALKKIKQAIINKDFVGLETILGQQGCSEEQKVKLMETATLHGSREVLEKARQLSSEPEIVNALDALQEVYEILDNYGLSKYIFFDFSILRDFDYYTGIVFEGYAPGLGYPVCGGGRYDNLLGKFGYDCPAIGFAMGLERIMLAQNADHGLPPVDYLLTGHDYAALLKKAKELRGQGFIVEIDLTGEGLLDSNYVRGRKIKHVLEVDGGITDAG; this is translated from the coding sequence ATGAGTAAACTGTCACCGCTTTTACAAATACCTACCGGTGTGAAGGATGTTTTGCCCGGTGAGGCTTGGAATAAACGCAGCCTGGAAGCAGCCCTGGTTAACCTGTTTCAGCAGTGGGGATATCTGGAAGTGGCTACCCCTACCTTTGAATTTTATGAGGTTGTGCGCGAGGAGGACAGCCCCGAGGACCAGCTCTTCAAGTTTATTGATCGTGAAGGCCGCATACTCGCGCTGCGGCCCGATATGACCACTCCCATCGCCCGTCTGGTAACGACCCATTTGCGCAATGGTTCTTTACCGTTACGGTTGTTTTACACCGGGAGTGTTTTTCGTTATGAAAGCATTCAGACCGGCCGGCAGCGGGAATTCAGTCAGGCCGGTGTAGAACTCATCGGTGCCCGGGGGGTTGGGGCCGATTCTGAAGTCATCGCACTGGCCATAGAGGCACTGCTTGCTTGTTGCCTGGAGCAGTTTAGAATTGGTATCGGACAGGTTGCAGTCACTAAAGGGTTAATTGAACAGACCGGCCAGGATCCTGCAGCCCTGAAAAAAATCAAACAGGCAATTATCAATAAAGACTTTGTTGGTTTAGAAACTATTTTAGGACAGCAGGGCTGTAGCGAAGAGCAAAAAGTAAAACTAATGGAAACGGCCACTTTACATGGGTCGAGAGAAGTTTTAGAGAAAGCGCGGCAGCTAAGCTCCGAGCCTGAGATTGTAAACGCTCTCGATGCGCTGCAGGAAGTGTACGAAATCCTGGATAATTATGGTTTGTCCAAGTATATTTTCTTTGATTTCAGCATCTTAAGGGATTTTGATTACTATACCGGTATAGTGTTTGAAGGTTATGCCCCAGGTTTGGGGTATCCTGTCTGCGGAGGAGGCAGGTATGATAATTTATTAGGAAAGTTTGGCTATGACTGTCCCGCCATAGGGTTTGCCATGGGCTTGGAGAGGATAATGCTTGCGCAAAATGCCGACCATGGACTGCCGCCGGTTGATTACCTCCTTACAGGTCATGATTATGCTGCGCTGTTAAAAAAGGCCAAAGAATTGCGCGGCCAAGGGTTTATAGTGGAAATAGATTTGACAGGTGAGGGCTTGTTGGACTCAAATTATGTCCGAGGCAGGAAAATCAAACATGTCCTGGAAGTAGACGGGGGGATTACTGATGCTGGATAA
- the hisG gene encoding ATP phosphoribosyltransferase encodes MLDKMTIALPKGKLGETAVELIGRIGLPTSGLKTDSRTLMFDYPEANLRYIICRPTDIPTYVEYGAADLGIVGKDTIVEAKADVFELVDLKFGKCRFVVAVPENMLASYVKENGGFDLSRLNNNRVATKFPRVAEDFFAGLGMQMEVIKLHGNIELAPRVGLAEMIVDIVSTGKTLRENGLVAVEDIFEATARLIANRVSYRMKNDRLTDIVARLRQVIDNGGTSDA; translated from the coding sequence ATGCTGGATAAAATGACCATTGCCTTGCCCAAAGGCAAATTAGGGGAAACAGCTGTGGAATTAATAGGACGCATCGGATTGCCCACCTCAGGTTTAAAAACTGATTCCAGAACGCTGATGTTTGATTATCCTGAGGCAAATCTACGTTATATCATTTGCCGGCCAACTGATATACCTACCTATGTGGAGTACGGGGCCGCTGACCTGGGAATCGTGGGCAAGGATACCATTGTGGAAGCTAAAGCCGATGTATTTGAGCTGGTGGACTTGAAATTCGGGAAATGCAGGTTTGTGGTGGCAGTTCCGGAAAATATGCTGGCAAGTTATGTTAAGGAAAATGGCGGTTTTGACTTGAGCCGCTTAAATAATAACCGGGTTGCAACCAAGTTCCCCAGAGTTGCCGAGGATTTTTTTGCCGGATTGGGAATGCAAATGGAAGTTATCAAGCTGCATGGCAATATAGAATTAGCGCCACGGGTGGGGCTGGCTGAAATGATTGTGGACATAGTTTCTACAGGTAAAACATTAAGGGAAAATGGACTGGTAGCGGTGGAAGACATTTTTGAAGCTACAGCCAGGCTGATTGCTAACCGGGTGAGCTACCGGATGAAAAATGACAGGTTAACGGACATTGTTGCCCGGCTGCGGCAGGTAATAGACAATGGAGGAACCAGTGATGCTTAG
- the hisD gene encoding histidinol dehydrogenase, which yields MLRIINSKETGVQDLLRKVHGVDESLINSVRQIVEDVRINGEAAVFHYTRRFDGAELSAATWQVTEAELEEACRQVEEEFLAALRRAKANIISFHQKQLQKSWWETDSKGNITGQIYRPVERVGIYVPGGTAAYPSSVLMTALPAVVAGVKEIIMTSPPNADGTMNPYTLVAAKEAGVTAVYKAGGAQAIAALAYGTENLRPVQKIVGPGNIFVTLAKKMVYGQVDIDMLAGPSEILVIADETARPEFVAADLLSQAEHDPLASAILLTPSQELAQAVRGEVEVQLEMLPRKEIARKSIDSASGIIVTEDLEEALALANEFAPEHLELAVEDPFRWLGKIRNAGAIFLGHFSPEPLGDYFAGPNHVLPTGGTAKFYSPLNVDIYMKKSSLIVYSRQGLEAASQDIIKLASVEGLDAHANAIRVRVAEEC from the coding sequence ATGCTTAGAATAATAAATAGCAAGGAAACGGGAGTACAAGACCTTTTACGCAAAGTGCATGGCGTTGATGAGTCTTTGATCAATAGCGTGCGGCAGATAGTGGAAGATGTGCGCATAAACGGTGAGGCAGCTGTCTTTCATTATACCAGACGCTTTGACGGTGCCGAACTCAGTGCAGCAACATGGCAGGTGACAGAAGCTGAACTGGAAGAGGCTTGCCGCCAGGTGGAAGAGGAATTTTTAGCCGCTTTACGGAGGGCTAAAGCCAATATAATTTCCTTTCACCAAAAACAGCTGCAAAAGTCCTGGTGGGAAACGGACTCGAAAGGTAACATTACGGGACAAATTTACCGGCCTGTGGAGCGGGTAGGCATTTATGTTCCAGGAGGTACGGCTGCCTATCCGTCATCTGTTCTAATGACTGCTCTGCCCGCTGTAGTGGCCGGAGTTAAAGAGATCATTATGACATCACCGCCTAATGCAGATGGCACCATGAATCCATATACTCTGGTAGCGGCTAAAGAAGCAGGTGTAACGGCTGTTTATAAGGCTGGAGGTGCCCAGGCTATTGCTGCACTGGCCTATGGTACGGAAAATCTGCGACCGGTACAGAAAATTGTCGGGCCGGGCAACATTTTTGTTACTCTGGCTAAAAAAATGGTCTACGGCCAGGTGGATATCGATATGCTGGCCGGACCAAGCGAGATTCTGGTTATTGCCGATGAGACCGCCCGGCCGGAGTTTGTTGCTGCAGATCTGCTTTCCCAGGCAGAACACGATCCCCTGGCTTCAGCCATACTGCTTACCCCTTCCCAAGAGTTAGCCCAAGCAGTCCGGGGAGAAGTGGAAGTTCAGCTGGAGATGCTCCCCCGGAAGGAAATTGCCAGGAAGTCTATCGACAGTGCCAGCGGCATTATAGTTACGGAAGATCTGGAGGAAGCGCTTGCTTTGGCCAATGAATTTGCGCCGGAGCACCTGGAGCTGGCTGTAGAGGACCCTTTCCGCTGGCTGGGTAAAATCAGGAATGCCGGGGCAATTTTCTTGGGGCATTTTAGCCCGGAACCGTTAGGAGATTATTTTGCCGGTCCCAATCACGTTTTGCCTACCGGTGGAACAGCCAAATTCTACTCCCCGTTAAATGTGGATATTTATATGAAGAAGTCCAGCTTGATTGTTTACAGCAGGCAAGGTTTAGAAGCTGCGTCCCAGGATATTATTAAGCTTGCCAGCGTAGAAGGGCTCGACGCCCACGCCAATGCGATTAGGGTAAGAGTAGCGGAAGAATGTTGA
- the hisB gene encoding imidazoleglycerol-phosphate dehydratase HisB, with translation MTRVGAVYRKTGETEIKISLELDGNGNLTGSSGLPFFDHMLHLWAKHGSFNLHLEVKGDLEVDGHHTVEDIGIVLGQALTKALGDKSGITRYGHIILPMDEALVLVALDISGRPYLSFDVELPNAKLGTFDSELVEEFLRAFCVHGGLTLHVKLLSGKNTHHIIEGIFKALARALKDAVAIDPKAHGLLPSTKGLL, from the coding sequence ATGACCCGTGTTGGAGCAGTATATCGAAAGACCGGGGAAACTGAGATTAAAATTAGCCTGGAATTAGATGGTAACGGGAACTTGACTGGTTCGTCAGGGTTGCCTTTCTTTGACCACATGTTGCATTTATGGGCTAAGCATGGCAGCTTCAACTTGCACTTGGAAGTTAAGGGCGATTTGGAAGTGGACGGCCATCACACGGTGGAGGATATTGGCATAGTGCTGGGACAAGCTTTGACAAAAGCTTTAGGGGATAAATCAGGCATCACCCGTTACGGCCATATAATTTTACCCATGGATGAGGCTCTGGTCCTGGTTGCCTTGGATATCAGCGGTCGCCCCTATCTAAGTTTTGATGTGGAGTTGCCTAACGCTAAGTTAGGCACTTTTGACAGTGAATTAGTGGAAGAGTTTCTGCGGGCCTTTTGCGTCCATGGCGGCTTGACGCTGCATGTGAAGCTTTTGAGTGGCAAGAATACACACCATATAATTGAAGGGATCTTTAAAGCTTTAGCTCGGGCATTAAAGGATGCGGTAGCCATAGACCCTAAAGCCCACGGGTTGCTGCCCAGCACTAAAGGGCTGCTTTAA
- the hisH gene encoding imidazole glycerol phosphate synthase subunit HisH, whose product MVIAIINYGMGNLRSVQKGLESVGCQAFITSDPREIQRAKGIVLPGVGAFADAIESLKENGLIPVIHEAIRAGKPFLGICLGMQLLFEYSEENGLHQGLSIFKGGVKRLSSGLKVPHMGWNQLKFKRESPILKDVPEGTACYFVHSYHVIPDEQEVVIATTEYGQEVVAMVARENVFGIQFHPEKSSKWGLRILKNYGELVSTC is encoded by the coding sequence GTGGTGATAGCAATAATAAACTACGGCATGGGAAACTTGCGCAGCGTACAAAAGGGCTTGGAAAGCGTTGGCTGCCAGGCCTTTATCACGAGCGATCCCCGGGAGATCCAGCGAGCTAAAGGAATAGTTCTGCCTGGTGTTGGAGCGTTTGCTGATGCTATAGAAAGTTTGAAAGAAAACGGCTTGATACCGGTAATTCATGAAGCAATTCGGGCTGGGAAGCCTTTTTTGGGCATTTGCCTGGGCATGCAGCTGCTCTTTGAATACAGCGAGGAAAATGGCTTGCACCAAGGACTCAGCATTTTTAAAGGGGGCGTAAAACGGCTGTCCTCCGGACTGAAAGTGCCCCATATGGGATGGAACCAACTGAAGTTTAAACGGGAAAGCCCTATTTTAAAAGACGTGCCTGAAGGCACAGCCTGCTATTTTGTCCATTCTTACCATGTTATACCGGATGAGCAGGAAGTGGTCATCGCTACCACCGAATATGGACAAGAGGTAGTGGCTATGGTAGCCAGGGAAAATGTATTCGGTATCCAGTTCCATCCGGAGAAAAGCAGTAAATGGGGCTTACGGATACTGAAAAATTACGGGGAGTTGGTGTCAACGTGTTAG
- the hisA gene encoding 1-(5-phosphoribosyl)-5-[(5-phosphoribosylamino)methylideneamino]imidazole-4-carboxamide isomerase, with protein MLVIPAIDLKDGKCVRLYQGRMDETTVFSDDPVAMAEKWQIAGARLLHLVDLDGAFSGSPRNSAVITKIVQKLKIPVQLGGGIRNLETIRRLLEEGINRVILGTSAVTNPQLVEKACALYGERILLGIDAKDGLVAINGWESNVNKTFIELALEMKDLGIKRVIFTDTKLDGTLQGPNLKSTRELAEKTGLKVIASGGISSLADIEALRELEAYGVEGVITGKALYTGKIKLEEAIALAERK; from the coding sequence GTGTTAGTAATTCCGGCCATAGATTTAAAGGATGGAAAATGCGTACGGCTGTACCAGGGACGGATGGACGAAACTACGGTGTTTTCAGATGACCCAGTGGCTATGGCCGAAAAATGGCAAATAGCCGGCGCCAGGCTTTTGCATTTGGTAGATCTTGACGGGGCCTTTTCCGGTTCTCCTAGAAATTCTGCAGTTATAACAAAAATTGTGCAAAAGTTAAAAATACCGGTGCAGCTGGGCGGTGGCATCCGCAATCTGGAAACAATCCGGCGGCTCCTGGAAGAAGGCATAAACCGGGTGATTTTAGGAACTTCTGCCGTAACTAATCCTCAGCTGGTAGAAAAAGCCTGTGCTCTCTACGGCGAGAGGATCCTTTTAGGGATCGATGCCAAGGATGGTTTAGTCGCGATCAATGGCTGGGAGTCCAACGTAAATAAAACATTTATTGAGCTGGCGCTGGAAATGAAAGATCTTGGCATTAAACGGGTAATTTTTACCGATACCAAGCTGGATGGAACATTACAAGGCCCAAACCTGAAAAGCACCAGGGAGTTAGCTGAAAAAACAGGTCTGAAAGTTATTGCCTCCGGAGGAATTTCCTCTCTGGCTGATATTGAGGCATTGCGGGAGCTGGAAGCCTACGGCGTTGAAGGAGTTATAACGGGCAAAGCTTTATATACGGGTAAAATCAAGTTGGAGGAAGCTATAGCGCTGGCGGAGAGGAAGTGA
- the hisF gene encoding imidazole glycerol phosphate synthase subunit HisF translates to MLTKRIIPCLDVHRGRVVKGVNFVDIRDAGDPVALAAAYDEAGADELVFLDITASVEEREIMLDVVRRTAEEVFIPFTVGGGLRTIEDIRAMLAAGADKVSFCTPAVQRPELIEEAAKKFGSQCVVVAIDARRQGPGSWEAYIHGGRTPTGLDVVAWAKEVEERGAGEILLTSMDRDGTKDGYDLELTSTVSATVNIPVIASGGVGNLKHLLDGLTIGNADAVLAASIFHYGEYTVAQAKEYLAENGVLVRR, encoded by the coding sequence ATGCTGACTAAAAGGATCATACCTTGCCTGGATGTACACCGGGGCAGGGTGGTTAAAGGGGTAAATTTCGTGGATATCCGGGATGCCGGTGACCCGGTAGCCCTGGCAGCGGCCTATGATGAGGCAGGCGCTGATGAGCTGGTTTTTCTGGATATTACCGCCTCCGTAGAAGAGCGGGAAATTATGTTAGATGTCGTGCGCCGTACTGCCGAAGAGGTGTTTATCCCTTTTACGGTAGGCGGAGGTTTAAGGACTATTGAGGACATCAGGGCTATGCTGGCTGCCGGTGCTGATAAGGTTTCTTTCTGTACTCCTGCGGTGCAGCGGCCTGAGCTGATTGAAGAAGCAGCCAAAAAATTCGGCAGCCAGTGTGTTGTAGTAGCTATTGATGCCAGGCGACAAGGCCCAGGTTCTTGGGAGGCATATATCCATGGAGGCAGGACACCAACAGGACTCGATGTAGTTGCCTGGGCTAAAGAAGTGGAAGAGAGGGGCGCCGGCGAAATACTCTTAACCAGTATGGACCGGGATGGGACTAAAGACGGATATGACCTGGAATTAACCAGCACTGTAAGTGCGACAGTCAATATCCCCGTAATCGCCTCAGGAGGAGTGGGAAATTTAAAACATTTGCTGGATGGTCTGACCATTGGCAACGCCGATGCCGTGCTGGCTGCTTCTATTTTTCATTACGGTGAATATACGGTTGCCCAGGCGAAAGAGTATTTGGCGGAAAACGGGGTGTTGGTAAGAAGATGA
- the hisIE gene encoding bifunctional phosphoribosyl-AMP cyclohydrolase/phosphoribosyl-ATP diphosphatase HisIE — MNLQESVLDNIKYNQQGLIPAIVQESDTGEVLMLAYMNRESLERSLATGETWFYSRSRQELWHKGATSGHIQKIDGIYYDCDADTLLVKVKQTGEACHEGYHSCFHYELQKDGTGKILQEKAIAGGMKLGKILEEVYRVILDRQKNRPEKSYTTYLFEKGVDKILKKVGEETAEVIIAAKNNNPAEVVYEVSDLLYHLLVLLVEQGVNLEKIAGELQGRR; from the coding sequence ATGAATTTACAAGAAAGTGTATTGGATAATATTAAATATAATCAGCAAGGTTTAATTCCTGCTATTGTGCAAGAGTCAGATACAGGTGAAGTGCTGATGCTGGCCTATATGAACAGGGAATCTTTAGAGCGTTCACTGGCTACGGGCGAAACGTGGTTTTACAGCCGCAGCAGGCAGGAATTGTGGCATAAGGGCGCTACCTCCGGCCACATTCAAAAGATTGATGGAATTTATTACGACTGCGATGCGGATACGCTTTTGGTGAAAGTCAAACAAACCGGAGAAGCCTGTCATGAAGGCTATCATTCCTGCTTTCACTATGAACTGCAAAAGGACGGCACAGGGAAAATACTACAGGAGAAAGCGATAGCGGGCGGGATGAAACTTGGTAAAATATTAGAAGAAGTTTACCGGGTGATTTTAGACCGGCAGAAAAACCGCCCCGAGAAGTCTTACACTACCTACCTGTTTGAAAAAGGTGTTGATAAAATTTTGAAAAAAGTGGGCGAAGAAACAGCGGAAGTAATAATAGCAGCCAAAAATAACAACCCGGCAGAAGTGGTTTACGAAGTATCGGATTTGCTCTATCATCTGCTGGTGTTGCTGGTAGAGCAAGGTGTCAATTTGGAAAAAATTGCTGGGGAATTGCAGGGCAGAAGGTAA
- the pcrA gene encoding DNA helicase PcrA yields MLELLNKLNPAQKEAVLHTDGPLLILAGAGSGKTRVLTNRVAYLIAQGVAPDRILAITFTNKAANKMKERITGLVGASAAARLWVSTFHAACVRILRREIAALGYQSNFVIYDTADQQTLIKNCLKELNLDEKKFTPRSIQAAISQAKNRLKSAEQYDREAADYFEQKAADVFKLYQDKLKAANALDFDDLLVLTVKLFKENRTALHYYQHKFQHILVDEYQDTNHAQYVLIKMLAEVHRNICVVGDPDQSIYGWRGADIQNILDFEEDYPDAKVIKLEQNYRSTKTILQAANHVIANNTGRKEKALWTENKKGEPVICFIGQDERHEAEFIAGEIYRRHHQEGRSYREFAVLYRTNAQSRVFEETFIRHGIPYEVIGGLKFYERKEIKDILAYLRVLANPSDTVSLSRIINVPKRGIGEATFAKVEEFAGQVGLSPYEALKVVGSIPGLTPRFTKGIKQFSELMESFREKVDKIPLTDLVQTILTETGYWTELELEKTVESQTRIENLQEFLSVTADFDKHAEDKTLDAFLAQISLVSDLDSYAEGEAAVVLMTLHTAKGLEYPVVFLAGLEEGVFPHSRALLDEPELEEERRLCYVGMTRAQEMLYMTRAWQRTLYGNTLYNPPSRFLDEIPEELKAGDELKQVTNLRTEAKTIGSLPFNKPAAAVEPRAKASFNLGDHVIHAKWGEGVIVKIDGQGKDAQISIAFPNLGIKNVLAQYAPIQKA; encoded by the coding sequence ATGCTTGAACTTTTGAATAAACTCAATCCGGCCCAAAAGGAGGCTGTTCTGCATACAGATGGTCCTTTGCTCATTCTGGCGGGAGCGGGGAGCGGAAAAACCAGGGTTCTGACCAACCGGGTTGCTTATCTTATTGCACAAGGAGTGGCTCCTGACCGCATTTTGGCCATTACTTTTACCAATAAAGCCGCCAACAAAATGAAGGAACGGATCACGGGTCTGGTAGGTGCCTCTGCTGCAGCCAGGTTATGGGTCAGTACTTTTCACGCCGCGTGCGTAAGGATCTTGCGGCGTGAAATAGCAGCCCTGGGTTACCAGAGCAACTTTGTGATTTACGATACTGCTGACCAGCAAACACTAATCAAAAACTGTCTGAAAGAGTTGAATCTGGATGAAAAGAAATTTACGCCCCGTTCCATTCAGGCTGCCATCAGCCAGGCCAAAAACAGGCTAAAGAGCGCCGAACAGTACGACCGGGAGGCTGCCGATTACTTTGAGCAAAAAGCAGCTGATGTTTTTAAGCTCTACCAGGACAAGCTTAAAGCCGCCAACGCCCTTGATTTTGATGACCTGCTGGTTTTAACTGTGAAGCTGTTCAAGGAAAACCGGACAGCGCTTCATTATTATCAGCACAAGTTTCAACATATCCTGGTGGATGAATACCAGGATACCAACCATGCCCAGTATGTGTTAATTAAAATGCTGGCTGAAGTCCACCGCAACATTTGTGTGGTTGGGGACCCTGATCAGTCCATTTATGGCTGGCGCGGGGCCGATATCCAAAATATCCTCGATTTTGAGGAAGATTATCCCGATGCTAAAGTTATTAAACTGGAACAAAATTACCGTTCCACTAAGACCATTTTGCAAGCAGCCAACCATGTGATTGCTAACAATACGGGGCGGAAAGAAAAGGCCCTCTGGACGGAAAACAAAAAGGGAGAACCGGTGATTTGCTTTATCGGCCAGGATGAACGCCATGAGGCGGAATTCATAGCCGGCGAAATTTACCGCCGGCACCATCAGGAAGGGCGTTCGTACAGGGAGTTTGCCGTGCTGTATCGTACCAACGCCCAATCCCGTGTTTTTGAAGAAACATTTATCAGGCATGGCATTCCCTATGAAGTTATCGGCGGATTGAAATTCTACGAACGTAAAGAGATCAAAGATATACTGGCCTACCTGCGGGTTCTGGCTAATCCCAGCGACACTGTTAGCCTCTCCAGGATAATTAATGTGCCGAAGAGGGGGATTGGGGAGGCAACTTTTGCTAAAGTTGAGGAATTTGCCGGACAGGTAGGGTTAAGTCCCTATGAGGCTTTAAAAGTAGTAGGCAGTATCCCCGGTTTAACTCCCCGCTTTACCAAAGGCATAAAACAATTCAGTGAGCTGATGGAAAGCTTTAGAGAAAAAGTGGATAAAATACCTTTAACAGATTTGGTACAGACCATCCTCACTGAAACCGGCTATTGGACTGAACTGGAACTGGAGAAAACAGTGGAGTCCCAGACCAGGATTGAAAACCTGCAGGAATTTTTGTCCGTTACTGCTGATTTTGATAAGCATGCCGAAGATAAAACCCTGGACGCCTTTTTGGCCCAAATTTCCTTGGTTTCCGACCTGGACAGCTACGCCGAGGGAGAAGCGGCTGTTGTTTTAATGACTTTACACACTGCTAAGGGGTTGGAGTACCCGGTGGTATTTCTGGCCGGTCTGGAGGAAGGGGTTTTCCCCCATTCCAGGGCTTTGTTGGACGAGCCGGAGCTTGAAGAGGAACGCCGTCTTTGCTACGTAGGCATGACCAGAGCGCAGGAAATGCTGTACATGACCCGGGCCTGGCAGCGCACTCTATACGGCAATACCCTCTACAACCCACCCTCCAGGTTCCTGGATGAGATTCCAGAAGAGTTGAAAGCGGGGGACGAGCTTAAACAAGTAACCAATTTAAGAACCGAAGCTAAAACGATAGGTTCACTACCGTTTAATAAGCCCGCTGCTGCTGTTGAACCCCGTGCAAAAGCCTCCTTTAATTTAGGAGACCATGTTATTCATGCCAAATGGGGAGAAGGTGTCATAGTGAAAATTGACGGCCAGGGGAAAGATGCGCAGATTTCCATCGCTTTCCCCAATTTGGGTATCAAGAATGTGCTTGCCCAGTATGCACCCATTCAGAAAGCATAG